From Armatimonadota bacterium:
TAACCGCGAGCCGTTGGGCAGTTAGCCGCTGGTCTCGCGTACAGCCACCACCCGGTCGTTCGTGAGGCGGACTTCCAGAAAGGTGCTGTCTATCCCGAATCCGAAAGGTCCTCCCCCAGGACCCAGCCAGTAGACCATCGTACCATTGGGTGCATATTCAGGGTCAGGCGGACCGAGGAGGGCAATTACATCCCGTCGCGTCATTCCGACAAGCGGTTGCTTCCGCAACAGGTCGTTCTCCATACGCATCCGGGTGGTGTTCATGCCGCCGAGTTCGGTGGCCTTCCAGAGCCGAGCATCGAAAGCCATGTCCGGCCCGATGAGAAGGGCCTCCTCGTGCATTTCATACGCGAAGAGGCCTAAGATGCCGGCCATCGCAAGCGCCACCAGGATCAGAATAACCTTCAGTTTCCTCACCACACGATCAGACGCCTTCAATCTGAGGTAGCTCATTTCGCCGTCAGGCGCTCCACCTGAGCCTTCATTTCATCGATCTGTTTCTGCTGCGATTTGATCGCCTCCACCAGAACGGGCACGATGTTCTGGTAGGCTACGCCTTTATACCCGTCCGCGCCGGCGCTTACCACCTCGGGCAGCACCTTCTCCACCTCTTGCGCCACAAAGCCGACCTGTCGTCCCTCCGGAAAGTCCTTCTTCGGCCATGCCTGGCGGTTCCAGTCGAACGCTACGCCGCGGAGTGCGAGGACCTTGTCCAGCGCGCCGTCCAGCGTCGAGACGTGCTGCTTGTACCGGGCGTCGGACGTGAGGAGGACGCCAGCGGCCCTAACGCTGCTGCTGGCGTTGATGGATCCTCCGACGTCCAACATATACATGGGAACCGCTTGGTTGATTCCCACGCGGCCGTAGTCCGTGATCCGCATCGCTTCCAAACTCTTTATGGTGAACACCATTTGATGTCCGGACAAGTAGGCGATCTGACCGATCGTTCCGTCCGTGTTGTGCGGGAAGTTAATAGCGCCAATCATCGTCTGCGGGGCAGAGTTGTTGCGCAGTTCGATGACGGAGCCATACCCGGTCGCCGCGCTCTGCATGCGAATCACAGCCTGACCGGGAGACGCGATATCCAGTGGGAATGCGGGCGCGGTCGTACCGATGCCGACGCGGCCGAGGTGGGAGAAGCGGACGGTCTCGGTGAGGTTGTCGCTGCTGCCGTAACCGAACGCGATGTCTGAAACGTTGGTGTCCGAATGGACCTGCAGAAGGTTGCCCTGCACGCCCATTCCGACGGTCGATATCCCGTCCGCGGCGCGGTAGAGTACCAGCTTATCGCCGACCGAGGAGTGCAACTCGAAGAGGCCGGGCGACATCAGCCTTGCCACCTGTCCGTAATTGGCGCCAAAAAGCAGGCCATCATTTGTCCCGGTGGCGAAGTTGGCGCCGATTGAGCCCCATGTATTCCCATTGAGCCCGAAATTCAGCGCCCCCAGGCTCCCGGGCGCGAACCCGGAGGCTGCGGTACGGTTCAGCAGGATGGTGGGTGCGCTGCCATTGACACTGTACAGGCGCATCGTTGCCTGGTCATGCGAAATGATATCCAACGTGGTGGCGGGAGAAGCGGTGCCAATCCCGACCATTCCGGCAAAGGTATAGACGTTCGGCAGGCGCAGTGCGTACGGTGCGGCCGTCATCAAGAGGCGCGGCGTCATTTCCGGGTCGGTTCCGACCTGGATACCGAGGTAGGCCGGCTCCAGGAAGGGATCGGGAACCGGGGTCACCTGTCCTAGCGACGTGTTGAGCAGACCTGCGGTTACAATGACGTCGCGAAATTCCGTCCAGTATGCCGTTCCACCGCTTGGAGAGTTATAGAGGCTGAAGGCCAGGTGCACATTCCCGTTTATGGGTACACCAGCCGCCGATTTGAGTTCGGCCTGTATCGGAATGGCCCAGGTGTTTCCGCCGCCACCGGCAGAAACAGGGGGAACGAGTGAGGCGCAGAGAGCAAGTGCGCTGGCAAGGCGGGCAACCGGCTTCATCATCGTGACCTCCACGTAGCATCGATTTCGGCTGGCGAACGGCTGCCCTCCCTCCGGATGCGAGGCGCAGCGCCGCCGCTCAGGCTACAAACGATGATGATACCACAGGCCGCCTGCCAGCGACCAGAGGGAGGATGACCGCCCGGTTAGGAGGCGTTTCGCAGCCGGCGAATGGTTTCCGCTTTGCCCAGGACGTGGATCGTCTCGAAGAGGCCTGGCCCGACGGTGCGGCCGGTGACGGCGGCGCGGACGGGGTGGATCACCTCGCCCGGTTTCACACCGCGCGTTTCGATGAGGCCGCGGACGGCGGACTCCACCGACTCGAAGCTCCAGTCGGCAGTTGCTTCCAGGGCGTCCGCGGCAGCGCTCAGGATTTCCTTCGCGCCATCGGCCTGGACCTTCTTGAGGGCCTTGTCATCCCATTCGAGGTCGTGCTTGAAGAAGAAGGCGGTCATTTCCGGGGCGTCCGCCAGCTTGTGCAGGCGCTCCTGCTCCAGCGCGATGACCGACTCGATGTACGCCAGCATCTCCGCGGGCACCGGATCCGGGATCAGCCCGGCGGCCTGGAGATAGGGTACGCATCGCTTGGCGAGTTCGGAGAGTGACATCGCACGGATTGCGAGGCCGTTCATCCAGTCCAGCTTGACGACGTCGAAGACGGCCGGGTGATTGGTGACGTTCTCGAGGCTGAATTTCGAGATCAGTTCCTCGCGGGTGTAGAGCTCCTGGTCGGTGCCTTCGCTCCAGCCGAGGAGCGCGATGAAGTTCAGCAACACCTCCGGCAGGTAGCCCGCGTCCTGGTAGTCTTTCACCGCGGCATCGCCGTTGCGCTTCGAGAGCTTCTTCTTGTCGGGGCCGAGGATCAGGGGCAGGTGCGCGTAGATCGGCGGTTCGTGGCCGAGCGCACGCGTTAGGAGGATGTTCTTCGTGGCGCTGGAAATCCACTCCTCGCCGCGGATGATGTGCGTGATCTCCATCAGCACGTCGTCCAGCGGGGCGGCGAGCTGGTAGGTGGGGTAGCCGTCGGACTTCAGGATCACGAAATCGTCCAGCAGGCCGTTCTCGAAGGTTATGTCGCCTCGGATGGCGTCTGTGAACGTGACCGATCCATCTGCCGGCATCGCGAACCGCACGACCGATGGGAGGCCAGCGGCCTCGTTGGCGGCGCGCTCTTCGGCAGTCAGGTTGCGGCACTTCCGATCGTATCCGGTGGGAAGCTTGGCGGCCTGCTGGGCCGCGCGCATCTCGTCGAGGCGCTGCTTCGTACAGTAGCAACGATAGGCGTTGCCCTGCGCGATGAGGCGTTCCGCCGCTTCCTGGTAGATGGGCAGGCGCTCCGACTGCGTATACGGCGCGTGCGGGCCGCCGACCTCGGGGCCTTCATCCCAGTCCAGGCCGAGCCAGCGGAGCGAATTCTTGATGCTGCGTTCCGACTCGGCGTCGTAGCGCTCCCGGTCGGTGTCCTCGAGGCGCAGAAGGAACTGCCCGCCTGTCTGGCGGGCGAGGAGCCACGAGTACAGGGCGGTCCGGAGTCCGCCGATGTGCTGCGGTCCGGTGGGGCTGGGAGCGTATCGGGTGCGTGCTTTCATAGGGCTGAGGGCCGGGGGCTGAGGGCTGAGGTGGCTTGCTCAGCCCTCAGCCCTCACACCTCAGCCATTATTTTACGTACTTTCTCTTGGCCTTCTTGAAGCCCTTGTCCACCTCGCGGGGGTCGAAGGACCACGAGCCGTTCTTGTTCTGCTTGAAGCAGTAATACTCACTGAGCAGCGAGGCGACCAGCGTAGCGGACACCGGACGGATGACCCAGATTTCTGCCAGCAGCGTGAAGAAGTCCGCCCCTTTGCGATGCCGTTCGAGGAACTCGCCGATGAGTTCAAACGTGGAGATGTCGGCGAAGTTCGGCCGGGCGGCGATATTGCGAAGCTCTTTCAGGCGGCCCTCGTCGATGCCGATCGCGGGGTCGAGATCCGCGCCGACTTCGAGTTTATACTCACCCGGCCGGTTCCCCGGCGTGAGTGTGAAAACGCCGCCGGATTCCGGCAGGTCCGCATAGACCGCGTCGAGGCCGTACGCGAGGCCGAGTTGGTTGTTCACCCACAGCGGGAACTTCCCGCTGGGTCCCGAGATTGTCGCTTCCAGAAGCGGCGGGTCAGTTGGGAAGTACGGGGCATCGCCGCTGACGGGCAGCGTGCCGCTCTCGTGGTGCAGAATCGTCACGGTGCAACGGGCAGAGCCGTCCTTCTGTCTCTTTGCTTCCCCGCCCAGAAGGGCCATCGGCTGCGTTACCTGCGACTTCAGGTTGCCGTCGAGGCCGTCTTCGGTCATTTCCACGTCCAGTTCCTCGCCCTCAAGGGTCTGGAACGAGAAGGACTCAAACTCGAGCGTTGGCGGAGCGTCCAGGATGTCGGTCGGGATAGTTTCAAACCGGCGCCAACGGTCCCAGCCGACGCTGATCACCTCGCCCTGCTCCTGCAGCGCGGCGGCCATCGCGGCTTCCCATTTGCCGTAGTCGCGGTCGCTGGCGTTCACTTCAAGCACCTGTTCCAGCAACTGGCGGGAGGTGATGAAGCTCTCGGACCGCCGGATGATGATGGCGATTTCCTCCATATCCGCCGGGGTGATCGCGATTTCGCCGGCCGGACGCGAGGCCTCTTCGGGGGCGCCTTCAACGGGCGGCTCATCGGCGATCTTATCCCACAGGTTGGGCAGAGATTCAATGAGTTTGGGCGTGATCCAGGTAGCGTCTGATAGCGGGGTGAGCCCTGCCTCCAGGAGGCCGTCGTGGAACTTCGGGGCGCAGAACTCTGACGGCGCGATTTCATACGCCAGATAGGCGAGCGCCTTGGCGGGAAGCGGCTCGCCGGCTTTGTCGATGGCCGCGGTTGCTGCCGCAACCGGGTGCTTCCATTCCGCCGGCTTCACCAGCGCGCGAACCCGGGCCACCACCGTGTCGTCTTCGAAGTTGTCGAACAAGGTGTCCTCGACGTCCGATCCGGGCACCACGTTGAGAAGCCAGGTTGCCGGGACGACGCGGTCGCCGGCCACAACAGCGAATTTCGGCCGCGTTGTGACGAGGCGGCGGACAACCTCGGTGGTTGTTTCCGGCGTCTGTCCAGTAGCCTTGGCAATCTCGACGCCGATGGTGTCGATAAGCAGGGGGCGTCCCACGAGACCGAGAAAGTCCTCGATGATGCGCTCCATCGGGTGGCGGGTGTCGATCTGGCGGGCCGCAAGGTCCCAGCGCCGCTCGTGCTGAACGAAGCGCGGGTCGAGTGTGAGCGCGTCACGAACGACCTTCGCGGAGATTTGATGCTCCTCGTTCACGAAACCGGTGACTTGCCCCGTCTTGGCGGGCTCACCGACCTGCAGGAGATACACAACGGCGCGGTCCGCTACAAAGCGGAGAGCCGCGGAACGCAATACGGCTGTAGATGCCGATTTAGACAAGGTATTCGCCTCCTCAATCCACACGCCGCCCGAAGGCGGGGCGCGGTTTATGACTGACTATCAGACCTGAAAGCGGCTTTGCCCGGGTCAGCGCCCTCGGCAACGCCAGAAAGATCGTGCACGCCCGCAGCGGTGATCTGTACACTGACAATCGATCCGGGCGCGG
This genomic window contains:
- a CDS encoding tail fiber domain-containing protein; its protein translation is MMKPVARLASALALCASLVPPVSAGGGGNTWAIPIQAELKSAAGVPINGNVHLAFSLYNSPSGGTAYWTEFRDVIVTAGLLNTSLGQVTPVPDPFLEPAYLGIQVGTDPEMTPRLLMTAAPYALRLPNVYTFAGMVGIGTASPATTLDIISHDQATMRLYSVNGSAPTILLNRTAASGFAPGSLGALNFGLNGNTWGSIGANFATGTNDGLLFGANYGQVARLMSPGLFELHSSVGDKLVLYRAADGISTVGMGVQGNLLQVHSDTNVSDIAFGYGSSDNLTETVRFSHLGRVGIGTTAPAFPLDIASPGQAVIRMQSAATGYGSVIELRNNSAPQTMIGAINFPHNTDGTIGQIAYLSGHQMVFTIKSLEAMRITDYGRVGINQAVPMYMLDVGGSINASSSVRAAGVLLTSDARYKQHVSTLDGALDKVLALRGVAFDWNRQAWPKKDFPEGRQVGFVAQEVEKVLPEVVSAGADGYKGVAYQNIVPVLVEAIKSQQKQIDEMKAQVERLTAK
- the gltX gene encoding glutamate--tRNA ligase; protein product: MKARTRYAPSPTGPQHIGGLRTALYSWLLARQTGGQFLLRLEDTDRERYDAESERSIKNSLRWLGLDWDEGPEVGGPHAPYTQSERLPIYQEAAERLIAQGNAYRCYCTKQRLDEMRAAQQAAKLPTGYDRKCRNLTAEERAANEAAGLPSVVRFAMPADGSVTFTDAIRGDITFENGLLDDFVILKSDGYPTYQLAAPLDDVLMEITHIIRGEEWISSATKNILLTRALGHEPPIYAHLPLILGPDKKKLSKRNGDAAVKDYQDAGYLPEVLLNFIALLGWSEGTDQELYTREELISKFSLENVTNHPAVFDVVKLDWMNGLAIRAMSLSELAKRCVPYLQAAGLIPDPVPAEMLAYIESVIALEQERLHKLADAPEMTAFFFKHDLEWDDKALKKVQADGAKEILSAAADALEATADWSFESVESAVRGLIETRGVKPGEVIHPVRAAVTGRTVGPGLFETIHVLGKAETIRRLRNAS